The nucleotide window CCAAGCACATTTCAATAGCTGCTTCAGGTGTCGCTGCTGGGGTTATTTTTCCGGTGGAAGTTTTAATAAAATCAGCGCCTGCTTCCATGGCTAAAAACGAAGCATGACGGATTTGCTCCGGTTCGGCAATGGCTCCGGTTTCCAATATCACTTTCAAGTGTGCGTCTCCAATGGCTTGTTTGATGGTTGTTACCTCTTCACGGCAAATCAGGTCATTACCATCCATAAATGCCCAAAGCGGGAGAACGATGTCAATCTCATCAGCGCCGTAGTCAACAGCCATTCGGGCCTCCTTCACTTTTACCTCAATAAAGCTCATCGATCCGGGAAACCCACCGGCCACAGCAGCTATATTTACATTGTCGTCGTTTAAGTTCTCCTTAACGGTACGCACCATGTTCGGATAAACACAAATAGCAGCCACATTGGACAAGCTCGGATAGTCGTTCTCAAAATCATTTACCCGCTCAGTAAAAGCCTTTACATGGCTAACGGTGTCTGTCGAGTTTAATGTTGTTAAGTCAATACAAGAAAATGCCAGCTCTTGCCAGTCTGAATTGGAATTGTTTTGTGCTGCGACTTTGATCTCTGCTAAGCTTCGGTGGATTGTTTCCATTGGAGACTATTTTAGTTTCGGATTATTTTGATGGCGGTTTTCATCCCGCTTGGTTTTCTTTTCTACGTTGTTTATGAATGCTTTGTTTAGGTCAACTCCGGTTTGATTGGCCAAACAGATTAAAACCCATAGCACGTCAGCCATTTCATCAGCCATTTCGTAATTCTCATCACTCTTTTTAAATGATTGGTCGCCGTATTTTCGTGCCATAACACGGGCTAATTCTCCAACTTCTTCTGTTAGAATGGCCATATTGGTTAATTCGCTGAAGTATCGGACACCTATGGTTTTAATCCATTGGTCAACCATTTCCTGAGCTACAGGTAAACTTATGGCTTCGGGTTTTGTGCTCATGTTAGTTATCATTGATCATACATTAGAAACAAATGCTAGCTGCTTTTTATTGTTAAAATTGCTTGTTTTTTGAGTCGATGATGATGGTTACCGGACCATCGTTGAGCAAGTCTACCTTCATATCGGCCCCAAACTCACCGGTTTTCACTTCTTGCTGAAGAGTTGCCGATAGTGCATCTACGAATTGCTCGTACAATGGAATGGCGGTGGGTGGTTTCGAAGCACGAATGTAGGATGGTCGATTTCCTTTCTTGGTAGTTGCATGCAAGGTAAACTGGCTCACAACTAATGCTTCGCCATATACGTCTAGCAACGACTTGTTCATGACCCCATCTTCGTCATCAAAGATGCGTAACTGGCTGACTTTCTTCACCAGATAATTTATGTCTTCGCTATTGTCGTCATCTTCAATTCCCAACAACAGAAGTAATCCGCATCCAATTGTCGATTTTATTTCTTGATTGATGGTGACTGAGGCCTTGGAAACCCGCTGTATTACAATTCGCATATTCCTGCGCTACTTTTATTAAAAACATTGTTCAATCGAACAAGCTTTCGTTATTTTTGTTTAACTAATTCAGCGATCATTTCAACAGATTCTGCTGAATAAAAACTGAAACATCAAAGATAATGATTCAAAAACCGATCAGAAATAAAGTTTTCTATATCCTCATATTAATATTGCTTTTCATTGGGAATGGAGTATTTGCACAGCGGGCTGTAGTTCATGGGCGTATTTATGATGCCGACAGTAACGAAGGATTACCCTTTGTTAATGTGGTGGTTGCGGGAACAACAATTGGAACGGTTTCCAACGAGGATGGAACCTATCATATTACCGGCTTGAAGCCAGGATTCGTCCGGTTGGAAGTGTCGTTTGTGGGGTATGAAAATACGATTTCTCCCGAAATAGAGGTTAGCAATTCAAAGGCGGTTGATTTAGATATCGCACTTGAAAAAAGCAATACTGAGCTGAGTGAAGTAACTGTTTCAGCTTCGCTTTTTCGAAAGACAGAGGAAAGTCCGCTATCGTTAAAGAACATTGGTATTTCCGAAATTGAAAACAGCCCTGGAGCCAACCGTGATATCAGCAAGGTGATCCAGTCGTTTCCGGGTGTGCAATCTACTCCTTCGTTTCGCAACGATATTATTATCAGAGGCGGTGGTCCATCCGAAAGTCGTTTTTTTCTTGATGGGGTTGAAGTTCCTAACATCAATCACTTTGCTACCCAGGGGGCATCCGGTGGCCCGGTTGGGATCATCAATGCTGATTTGTTACGTGAGGTCAACTACTATTCGGGAGCTTTCCCGGCCGATCGGGGGAACGCTCTAAGTGGGGTATTTGAGTTTTATCAGGTTGATGGAAATACCGATAAATTACGGGCGCAATTTTCAGTTGGAGCTTCAGAAGTTACCGGAACCTTCGATGGACCAATTGGAGAAAAAACGACTTATATATTTTCAGCCCGTCGTTCGTATTTACAATTCTTGTTTAGCCTTTTCGAATTGCCTTTTTTACCCACTTTTAATGATTTTCAGTTTAAAGTAAAAACAAAGCTCGATCGGAAGAACGAGATTTCGTTTATTGGACTAGGAGCAATTGACAAGTTCGACTTAAACCTGGATCTTGAAAATCCGGATGCCCAGCAACGGTATATTTTGGCTTCGATTCCTGAAAACGAGCAATGGAGTTACACAGTGGGAGCCGTTTATAAGCATTATCGCGAGAATGGTTTCCGAACGATTGTTTTTAGCCGTAGTCACCTGAATAATTCGGCTGTGAAATATTTGGACAACGATTACAGTTCGGAGGATAACAAAACGCTGGATTACGTTTCCGAAGAAATTGAAAATAAGTTGCGCTATGAGAATTCAACACGGGTTGGCAATGTCAAGATTAACTATGGCGCGAATGCTGATTTTGTGACCTACACCAATTCAACTCGACAAAGACGGTATTATTCGGATGGCATTTTGGATGTTAATTTTGATACCGATTTGAACTTGGTGAAATGGGGCTTATTTGGGCAGGCTAGCAATAAAATTCTGGATGAAAGATTGACCCTTTCGTTGGGTATCCGGCTTGATGCCAACAACTATTCTTCGAGTATGCAGTCGCCTTTTGACCAGCTTTCGCCGCGACTCTCAGCTTCGTATCAGCTATCGCCAAAATGGAGCTTGAATTTTAATACCGGTCGTTACTTCCAGCTACCACCATACACTGCACTAGGTTATAAAGAAAATGGCGTACTGGTGAATAAGGAGAACGATTTAAAATATATTCAGGCTGACCATTTGATAGCCGGTATTGAGTTTCAGCCACAGCAAAATGTTGTTTTTTCGGGGGAGGCGTTTTATAAAAAATACAGTGACTACCCGTTTTCGGTTAATGAGTCGGTAAGTTTGGCTAATCTGGGTGCTGATTTTGGAGTGATTGGAAACGAAGAGGTCCGATCAATTTCGGAGGGGCGTGCCTACGGTATTGAGTTACAAACACGAATCGCTTCACCAAATAAATTCAACTTGAATTTGTCTTATACCTGGGTGCGGAGCGAATTTCAGGATAAAAATAACAACTACATTGTGTCGAGCTGGGATAGCCGACACTTGCTGGTGCTTACTTCGACCAAAAAGTTAAAGCGCAATTGGCGTGTGGGAGCTCGCTGGCGGTTTGTTGGTGGTTTACCTTATACGCCTTACGATTTGGACAAGTCGGCTTTGGTTGAGGCCTGGAATGTAAATAATGGCCCGTATTTGGATACCGACCAGTGGAATACCAAACGATTTGATGCCTTTCATCAATTAGATTTGCGGATTGATAAAGCTTACTATTTGGATAAGATCACAGCGAAGTTCTACATTGATATTCAGAATTTTTACAATTTCCAAAATGAAGATCAGGACATTCTGGTTCGGCAGCAGAATGAAAGTGGCAACTATGTGACTACCGACGGAGGATCCCGGTATGTGCTCGATCGGGTTGAGAATACTTCGGGAACAACGCTTCCTACCATCGGGATCATTCTGGAGTTTTAATTACTTTTGTGATCTATGACTGTACTCTGCATTCAACAAAAAGGGCTGGATCCATATTTTCATTTGGCAGCCGAAGAATATTTGCTGAAGAATTTCGACGAAGATGTTTTCATGCTTTGGCAGGGTGAAAGTTCCATTGTAGTTGGGAAACACCAAAATGCACTTGCCGAAATTAATCATCGTTATGTGGCCGAAAATGGAATAAAAATAGCCCGGCGACTATCGGGGGGGGGCACGGTATTTCACGATCCCGGAAATTTGAATTTCACCTTTATAAAAACGGTTGAGCGAATTGATCAAGTTAATTTCAAGGTGTTTACGCAGCCTATTGTTGAGGTGCTGAAGAGGTTGGGATTGGATGCCTATACCACTGGCCGCAACGACTTGATGCTGGATGGGAAAAAGATATCGGGCAATGCTGAGCATGTTTTTAAGAAACGGGTACTTCATCACGGAACTTTGCTGTATAATAGTGAATTAGGTAAGTTGAAAAACGCGTTGAAAGTTGATCTATCGCGTTTCGAGGATAAGGCAGTGCAGTCGAATCGAAGCGAGGTAACAAACATTGCGAATTACCTGGATCGAGAGATGAGTGTGAATGATTTCTCTGACTTTATTTTTGAAGGCATTCGGACCAGTTATCCGGAACCGAAGGTTTTTCAATTTTCGGAGGATGATATTGAAAAAATTCAAAAGTTGAGGGAGGAGAAATATGCAAGCTGGGACTGGATTTATGGCTATTCTCCAAAATACAAATACAGTAACCGGATTGATGATCTGGAAGGCAATTCCATCCAGTTCACACTGGAGGTGGTTAAAGGTGTCATACACACAATTGATCTTTTCGGTAAGATTTCCAATGAACAGGCTATTTTGCTAACAAATTCGCTGTTGAATGCTCGTCACGATTATGAAGAACTAGAGCAGAAACTAAGAAGAATTGAGATTGCTATCAAACCAATTTCCGTTGAAAAATTATTGACTGTTCTGGTATAGACTATTCCACCTGATAGTTGTAAAAACTATTGTCTTCATTACCAACTACCAAGTTGAAAAATGGATTTGAATGGTTAAAAAAGCCAATGGTAAAGTCAGTGTTTCCATGCAGAGGAAACCCGTCATAAACAGAACCATCAGAATTGATTAAATATACCCGGTTTTCAGCTCCACAAACAACACCAATTTTCCGGTCATTGTTTGAAAACATGTAGCTGTTGGGCTTGCTGGTAATCGGACTGTCAAACTCTCGCTCAAAAATCTGCTTTCCCCTATCAGTAAATGCAATCAGTTGTTTTTCGTCAGCGAGTACAAAATCAGATTTTCCGTCCGCATTTATGTCTTCGGCTTCAAAAAAATGGTTTTTACTCAAGCTGGTTGTTTTTACAGTTTCTTCATGGCCGTTAAAGTATTGTAAATGAACAACACCATTCACATCAGTTGAAGCAATCGCTTGCTGCTTACCGGTTACCAGGTAAAATTCATTGTCAGAATGCTCAAAACCGGCCTTGGTGCTCACACGTGTATTTCCTCTTCGGTCAAGAATGTAGGTTTTATACTGATCGGCACAAACGATGTAATCTTTTCCGGCTACACGGAAATGTTTTACCGGAGAAGTCACCTTCCCGTCAGTACCTTTAAAATCCCAGCCACGAACGAGGTTACCTTCGTTGTCGTAGGCATAAACTTCTTTATTTTCGCAGGCAATGAAAAAACGATATTTGCGGTTATTATCGTAGTCGAAAACAGCCAATCCATTGGTTGCCGGGGCTCGCAAATTGATTGGGTAGCGAGCAACATTATTTCCTTCGCGGTCAATTAAATGGAGGTGGTTCTTGGTGTTGAACAGGTATTGCAGTTTTCCATTTTTGTAATAGTCAATCTGGTAAATCTTGCCCATAATTTGACCGGGGAGTTTCACTTTCCAATGGCTCACACCTTCTTTGTTAATCAGGTAAAGGTTGTTCTTGTTATCCTGAATGATAACTTCTTTGTTGGCTTTGTCGTTGTGGTTGATCACCAGCTGTGGCTTGATCGCAACTGTAGAGTCCAGCTTACTTTGCCAAACCGTTTGAGGTTCTTCTTTCAAAACCGGATCAAATTTCAGATAAACACTATTTAAAAATTGCTCGTTGCTCGGTGAAATTTGCCATCCCAGAGCCTGAAATTTCCGAATGGAAAGTTCATTTTCCTCGATTGATTTTGAGATGTTTTCATCTAAATAATAGTTACTTAAATAGAATGCTTTTGAAAAATTCAGGTAGAAATAAATGCTCGATCTACTCGTTAACTGACTATTAAAATCTTGAAATTGAGTATCATTTTCCAAGGTTTCAGAAAGCACCAGATCGTGGATGTAATTCTTCAGTGCCGTAGCGTTGTCCGCAAAAATCAGATAGTTGTCGTAAAAGCACATGAAGTTACTTTCGATACCTGAAAAAGCTTGGCCAAATAATAATTCAGGCAATTTTTTAAACGGAAATTGATAGATGGAGAACGAGCGGTCATTTTGAATTTGATAGTCGGATCGCATTGCTTCAAGCGTTGTTTTTTGCGCTTTAGCATAGTTTTCAAGTACTGGTAATAATTTTTCGCGGGCAACCGACTGCCCTTTCATTTTGGCAATAAAAAAGCGATTTTTCGTTGGATTGTTTTGAGTAATGGTACCAAAGGCCACAGCAAATTCATTTTTTGCAATTTCCTGAAATACCTTTGTAAAAGGTACTTTGCTGTATCGCTGAATTTTCGAAAGTTCAGTTTCCCGGGAGTAGTACATTCCCAGCTTTTTTAGGTACTCCTCATAGTCAGTATTGAATCGTTCCAGATTTTCGATGGACAAATTGAGAAACAAGCTGGTGTTGGCCGAAAGCACTTCGGGAACAGTAACCCGCTCCGCTTTTTGCCTGCGGAAAATATTGAAGTAGTTGTTGTTTGAATCGTTGGAGAAGCTGAATCCGTTCAGCAATAATTCCGACTTTTTGATGCTCACATCTAGTTCCGTCCAGTCAGACAAGTTACCCAGTAACTTTATTTGTTTGCGGAAATCGCGTGGAACAGCTTTTGAAATAAAGCTGGGAAAATGATTGTGCTGAACGTAAATGTTGAACTCCGAGCCGCTGCCAGCAGTTTTGTGCAGCTCGGTAAGTTGTTGGTTGCCCGTTAAGTTTTCAGCTGAGATTTGACGGATAGCCTCATCAATAAAAAGCGGATAACGACTGAACAACAAAATACCTTCTTTAAAAGCAATGCTGAACTGAGAGTTGCCTGATTTTAACTGATAAATATCTGTATTATCGTATTTTCTGGAGCCCAGTTTAATTTCATTGTTGGTTGCCAGTGAACTGAAATAGTCAGTCAACGCAGACCTTTCTTTGCGATTGTCTAAACTGGTCGCAAAAAGGCACCCGATGTTATTTTTACCCTCGGGGTTAAAGGCGACTAAAATTGTTTTGTCGGCAATTACCTTTCGTAATAGCTCATGCGCTTTCAGCTGCTCCTTCAAATCCCGAATGTCCGTAAAAAAAGAATCCAGATCCTTGACTTGTTTCAGTTCGTTAACCAATGGATTCTGGTTGTCGCTCTCGTCGAGAAGTGACTCCAATTCCGGCACTTCAATGAAGAGGGGAGTTTTTACAGGAATTGCCCGAAAAGCCGAATTCTCAGAGTAGCCTTGGGTTTGTCCGGCAAAGAAAAAGAAGGTAACTCCGGCAATCACAATCGAAACGAGTACAAGAGGAAGTATTAGCTTGCGCATAAGTTGAAATTTTATCAAAAATAAGAAGAAAGTCAAGCTACTGCTAAAAAAATTGAACTTGAATTTAGAATGACTTATTAACGATGCATTCTTAATTTCCTGCTCGATGTCGTTTATTTCCGCTGATGCACCTCGTCGGAATTCACAATTTTATACAATTTATCAGATCGACGAATGGTTTGATCGAGCTTGATGGAGAAGCGCTCCCCTTTTTGGGTTTCATCCACCGGTTTCAGATTGACACGTATTTCGTCTACCTCGGCTTCCACCACTCCGGTTGTTGGTCCGGTAATCAATATTTTGTCACCTACCTGAAGTTTGCCGGTTTCCATTTTAAATTCGGCTACTCCGATTTTACCAAAGTAGTTCATTCCTTTTCCAATGTATAGCTTCCTTTTGGTAGCAACCGAACCGTAGTTTTTGCTCCATTCGCCCAAACGCTGTCCAAGGTAGTAGCCATCCCAAAAACCGCGATTGAAAACTGTTTTCAATCGTTCGTCCCAAGCTGCTATTTTTTTATCGGTGAAATTACCATTAAAATGGGCATCGGCTGCTTCGCGATAGCATTCAACGACCGTTTTTACATATTCGGGAGAACGTGCTCTTCCTTCAATTTTAAGGACTGTGACCCCCGAATCAAGCACTTTATTTAAAAAGTGAATGGTTTTTAAATCTTTGGGCGACATGATGTATTCGTTGTCGATATCCAGTTCAGCTTTCGTTTCGTTATCGATAACCGTATAGGAACGACGACAGGTTTGCATGCAGCTTCCCCGATTGGCTGACGAGTTCATTTCGTGCAAACTTAGGTAGCACTTGCCCGATACGGCCATGCACAAGGCTCCGTGCACAAACATTTCGAGTTGAATTAGTTTGCCTTTCGGGCCTGTTATATTTTGCTCTTGAATTTGCTTGCTGATTTCCCAAACGCGACCCATG belongs to uncultured Sunxiuqinia sp. and includes:
- a CDS encoding peptidase U32 family protein, translating into MERRDIEIMAPVGSYESLAAAIQGGAGSVYFGVEQLNMRARSSNNFTLDDLKKIAEKASAHGVKTYLTVNTIIFDNELNKLHEVIDAAKAAGISAIIASDISAIAYARSIDVEVHISTQVNITNIEAVKFYAQFADVMVLAREMNMGRVWEISKQIQEQNITGPKGKLIQLEMFVHGALCMAVSGKCYLSLHEMNSSANRGSCMQTCRRSYTVIDNETKAELDIDNEYIMSPKDLKTIHFLNKVLDSGVTVLKIEGRARSPEYVKTVVECYREAADAHFNGNFTDKKIAAWDERLKTVFNRGFWDGYYLGQRLGEWSKNYGSVATKRKLYIGKGMNYFGKIGVAEFKMETGKLQVGDKILITGPTTGVVEAEVDEIRVNLKPVDETQKGERFSIKLDQTIRRSDKLYKIVNSDEVHQRK
- the deoC gene encoding deoxyribose-phosphate aldolase is translated as METIHRSLAEIKVAAQNNSNSDWQELAFSCIDLTTLNSTDTVSHVKAFTERVNDFENDYPSLSNVAAICVYPNMVRTVKENLNDDNVNIAAVAGGFPGSMSFIEVKVKEARMAVDYGADEIDIVLPLWAFMDGNDLICREEVTTIKQAIGDAHLKVILETGAIAEPEQIRHASFLAMEAGADFIKTSTGKITPAATPEAAIEMCLAIKDFYKKTGKKIGFKPAGGISTTEDAILYLTIVKEILGEEWMTPSLFRIGASRLANNLLSDLLDEKVKYF
- a CDS encoding lipoate--protein ligase, yielding MTVLCIQQKGLDPYFHLAAEEYLLKNFDEDVFMLWQGESSIVVGKHQNALAEINHRYVAENGIKIARRLSGGGTVFHDPGNLNFTFIKTVERIDQVNFKVFTQPIVEVLKRLGLDAYTTGRNDLMLDGKKISGNAEHVFKKRVLHHGTLLYNSELGKLKNALKVDLSRFEDKAVQSNRSEVTNIANYLDREMSVNDFSDFIFEGIRTSYPEPKVFQFSEDDIEKIQKLREEKYASWDWIYGYSPKYKYSNRIDDLEGNSIQFTLEVVKGVIHTIDLFGKISNEQAILLTNSLLNARHDYEELEQKLRRIEIAIKPISVEKLLTVLV
- a CDS encoding nucleotide pyrophosphohydrolase, with protein sequence MSTKPEAISLPVAQEMVDQWIKTIGVRYFSELTNMAILTEEVGELARVMARKYGDQSFKKSDENYEMADEMADVLWVLICLANQTGVDLNKAFINNVEKKTKRDENRHQNNPKLK
- the dtd gene encoding D-aminoacyl-tRNA deacylase, which codes for MRIVIQRVSKASVTINQEIKSTIGCGLLLLLGIEDDDNSEDINYLVKKVSQLRIFDDEDGVMNKSLLDVYGEALVVSQFTLHATTKKGNRPSYIRASKPPTAIPLYEQFVDALSATLQQEVKTGEFGADMKVDLLNDGPVTIIIDSKNKQF
- a CDS encoding TonB-dependent receptor; the protein is MIQKPIRNKVFYILILILLFIGNGVFAQRAVVHGRIYDADSNEGLPFVNVVVAGTTIGTVSNEDGTYHITGLKPGFVRLEVSFVGYENTISPEIEVSNSKAVDLDIALEKSNTELSEVTVSASLFRKTEESPLSLKNIGISEIENSPGANRDISKVIQSFPGVQSTPSFRNDIIIRGGGPSESRFFLDGVEVPNINHFATQGASGGPVGIINADLLREVNYYSGAFPADRGNALSGVFEFYQVDGNTDKLRAQFSVGASEVTGTFDGPIGEKTTYIFSARRSYLQFLFSLFELPFLPTFNDFQFKVKTKLDRKNEISFIGLGAIDKFDLNLDLENPDAQQRYILASIPENEQWSYTVGAVYKHYRENGFRTIVFSRSHLNNSAVKYLDNDYSSEDNKTLDYVSEEIENKLRYENSTRVGNVKINYGANADFVTYTNSTRQRRYYSDGILDVNFDTDLNLVKWGLFGQASNKILDERLTLSLGIRLDANNYSSSMQSPFDQLSPRLSASYQLSPKWSLNFNTGRYFQLPPYTALGYKENGVLVNKENDLKYIQADHLIAGIEFQPQQNVVFSGEAFYKKYSDYPFSVNESVSLANLGADFGVIGNEEVRSISEGRAYGIELQTRIASPNKFNLNLSYTWVRSEFQDKNNNYIVSSWDSRHLLVLTSTKKLKRNWRVGARWRFVGGLPYTPYDLDKSALVEAWNVNNGPYLDTDQWNTKRFDAFHQLDLRIDKAYYLDKITAKFYIDIQNFYNFQNEDQDILVRQQNESGNYVTTDGGSRYVLDRVENTSGTTLPTIGIILEF
- a CDS encoding DUF3352 domain-containing protein, with amino-acid sequence MRKLILPLVLVSIVIAGVTFFFFAGQTQGYSENSAFRAIPVKTPLFIEVPELESLLDESDNQNPLVNELKQVKDLDSFFTDIRDLKEQLKAHELLRKVIADKTILVAFNPEGKNNIGCLFATSLDNRKERSALTDYFSSLATNNEIKLGSRKYDNTDIYQLKSGNSQFSIAFKEGILLFSRYPLFIDEAIRQISAENLTGNQQLTELHKTAGSGSEFNIYVQHNHFPSFISKAVPRDFRKQIKLLGNLSDWTELDVSIKKSELLLNGFSFSNDSNNNYFNIFRRQKAERVTVPEVLSANTSLFLNLSIENLERFNTDYEEYLKKLGMYYSRETELSKIQRYSKVPFTKVFQEIAKNEFAVAFGTITQNNPTKNRFFIAKMKGQSVAREKLLPVLENYAKAQKTTLEAMRSDYQIQNDRSFSIYQFPFKKLPELLFGQAFSGIESNFMCFYDNYLIFADNATALKNYIHDLVLSETLENDTQFQDFNSQLTSRSSIYFYLNFSKAFYLSNYYLDENISKSIEENELSIRKFQALGWQISPSNEQFLNSVYLKFDPVLKEEPQTVWQSKLDSTVAIKPQLVINHNDKANKEVIIQDNKNNLYLINKEGVSHWKVKLPGQIMGKIYQIDYYKNGKLQYLFNTKNHLHLIDREGNNVARYPINLRAPATNGLAVFDYDNNRKYRFFIACENKEVYAYDNEGNLVRGWDFKGTDGKVTSPVKHFRVAGKDYIVCADQYKTYILDRRGNTRVSTKAGFEHSDNEFYLVTGKQQAIASTDVNGVVHLQYFNGHEETVKTTSLSKNHFFEAEDINADGKSDFVLADEKQLIAFTDRGKQIFEREFDSPITSKPNSYMFSNNDRKIGVVCGAENRVYLINSDGSVYDGFPLHGNTDFTIGFFNHSNPFFNLVVGNEDNSFYNYQVE